In a single window of the Desulfovibrio mangrovi genome:
- a CDS encoding AMP-binding protein, with protein MEQFEIREKTLGQILDDTIAKYPDNDAVIYVDRDYRLTYRQFGAVVDDLARGLMALGVQQGEKVAVWSTNVPYWVALQFATAKIGAVLLTINTNYRKSELQYLLTQSECENLFIMDGFRDHDYLQTIYDIIPELKTQTRGKLQCAELPNLKRVMFLGVEKHRGMYSVPEIMSMKAMTSQQEYLDRQKSLSPHDVVNMQYTSGTTGFPKGVMLTHLSIGLNGYWIGKNQNFTSKDRLCLPVPLFHCFGCVLGVLAAINHGAALVILESFNPVHVMASVDQEKCTALYGVPTMFLAVLEHKLFDKFDYSSLRTGIMAGSVCPAPLMRRVIEKMNMTEITICYGLTEASPVMTQTLPDDSFERRTQSVGKHMPGIEVKILDPDTGEECPNGVQGEVVCRGYNAMKGYYNMPEATEKTIDAEGWLHSGDLGTMDKDGYVVITGRIKDMIIRGGENIYPREIEEFLYGMPAVQDVQVVGVPSRKYGEEVGAFIIAKPGCEVSPEDVRDYCRGQIAWHKVPRYIAFVNEYPMTASGKIQKFKLREMAGEQFPEAMK; from the coding sequence ATGGAACAGTTTGAGATTCGAGAAAAGACCCTTGGCCAGATTCTTGACGATACCATCGCGAAGTATCCCGACAACGACGCCGTTATCTATGTAGACCGCGACTACCGCCTCACCTACCGCCAGTTCGGTGCCGTAGTTGACGATCTGGCGCGCGGCCTCATGGCCCTTGGCGTACAGCAGGGGGAAAAGGTGGCTGTATGGTCCACCAACGTTCCCTATTGGGTGGCGCTGCAGTTCGCCACCGCAAAGATCGGCGCGGTATTGCTCACCATCAACACCAACTACCGCAAGAGCGAACTGCAATACCTGCTTACCCAGTCCGAGTGCGAAAACCTGTTCATCATGGACGGCTTCCGCGACCACGACTACCTGCAGACAATTTACGACATCATTCCCGAGCTCAAGACCCAGACCCGCGGCAAACTGCAGTGCGCAGAACTGCCCAATCTGAAGCGGGTCATGTTCCTTGGCGTGGAAAAGCACCGCGGCATGTATTCCGTGCCCGAGATCATGTCCATGAAGGCCATGACCTCACAGCAGGAATACCTTGACCGCCAGAAGAGCCTCTCCCCGCATGACGTGGTGAACATGCAATACACCTCCGGCACCACCGGATTCCCCAAGGGGGTCATGCTCACCCACCTCAGCATCGGCCTGAACGGATACTGGATCGGCAAAAACCAGAACTTCACCAGCAAGGACCGCCTCTGCCTGCCGGTGCCGCTCTTCCACTGCTTCGGCTGCGTGCTGGGCGTGCTGGCCGCCATCAACCACGGGGCCGCACTGGTTATTCTGGAAAGCTTCAATCCCGTTCACGTCATGGCCTCTGTGGATCAGGAAAAATGCACCGCCCTCTACGGCGTGCCCACCATGTTCCTTGCCGTGCTTGAGCACAAACTCTTCGACAAGTTTGACTACAGCTCGCTGCGCACCGGCATCATGGCCGGTTCCGTCTGTCCCGCCCCGCTCATGCGCCGCGTCATCGAAAAGATGAACATGACGGAAATCACCATCTGCTACGGCCTTACCGAAGCCTCCCCGGTTATGACGCAGACCCTGCCGGACGACAGCTTTGAACGCCGTACCCAGAGCGTGGGCAAGCACATGCCCGGCATTGAGGTGAAGATCCTCGACCCCGACACCGGCGAGGAATGCCCCAACGGTGTGCAGGGCGAAGTGGTCTGCCGCGGCTACAATGCCATGAAGGGCTACTACAACATGCCCGAAGCCACGGAAAAGACCATCGACGCAGAAGGCTGGCTCCATTCCGGTGACCTCGGCACCATGGACAAAGACGGCTACGTGGTCATCACCGGCCGCATCAAGGACATGATCATCCGCGGCGGCGAGAACATCTATCCCCGCGAAATCGAGGAATTCCTCTACGGCATGCCTGCCGTGCAGGATGTACAGGTGGTGGGCGTGCCCAGCCGCAAGTACGGCGAAGAGGTGGGGGCCTTCATCATCGCGAAACCCGGCTGCGAAGTGTCGCCCGAAGACGTGCGCGACTACTGCCGCGGACAGATTGCATGGCACAAGGTGCCGCGCTACATCGCATTCGTGAACGAATACCCCATGACCGCCAGCGGCAAGATTCAGAAGTTCAAGCTGCGCGAAATGGCGGGAGAGCAGTTCCCTGAAGCCATGAAGTAA
- a CDS encoding cupin domain-containing protein, translated as MSVEKLGVRVRKYREERKMSREELAATADVQLAVITALEEEDLCPSIAPLQKLARALNVRLGTFMDDQVSTDPLVVRKSSREADLTMQKAGDKRPAFRFHSLGKGKTDRNMEPFFVEISPEPEEDRKLSSHQGEEFIVVVSGKLQVIYGKEEYILEPGDSIYYNSIVPHYAGAAGDAPAEIYAVIYYP; from the coding sequence ATGTCTGTAGAGAAGCTTGGAGTCCGAGTACGTAAATATCGTGAAGAGCGCAAAATGAGCCGCGAAGAACTGGCTGCCACAGCCGATGTTCAGCTGGCAGTCATCACCGCGCTTGAAGAGGAAGACCTCTGCCCCTCCATAGCCCCCCTACAGAAGCTGGCCCGCGCCCTTAACGTTCGCCTCGGCACCTTCATGGACGATCAGGTTTCCACTGATCCCCTTGTTGTCCGCAAGTCCTCCCGCGAGGCCGACCTGACCATGCAGAAAGCCGGCGACAAGCGCCCTGCCTTCCGTTTCCATTCTCTCGGCAAGGGCAAGACCGACCGGAACATGGAGCCCTTCTTCGTGGAAATTTCTCCCGAGCCGGAAGAAGACCGCAAGCTTTCCTCCCATCAGGGCGAAGAGTTCATCGTGGTGGTTTCCGGTAAGCTGCAGGTCATCTACGGCAAGGAAGAATACATTCTGGAGCCTGGCGACAGCATCTACTACAACTCCATTGTCCCGCATTACGCCGGTGCCGCCGGAGATGCCCCCGCCGAGATTTACGCCGTCATCTACTATCCCTAG